A stretch of Terriglobia bacterium DNA encodes these proteins:
- a CDS encoding quinone oxidoreductase produces MKAVEVSHTGGPEVLEYHDVPEPQLKATEALVRIEAAGLNFIDVYFREGRYPSNLPFIVGQEAAGIVEKVGSDVTTVKPGHRVAYTGLQGAYAEKSAVAADRLVKIPDGVSFEQAAALMLQGMTAHYLVKSTYPLKSGETCLIHAAAGGVGQLLVQMAKMIDTTVIATAGTDEKCDIVRRLGADHVINYDQQDFETETKRLTGGKGVHVVYDGVGKTTFEKGLNVLRPRGYMVLFGGASGAVPPFDLIKLSQKGSLYVTRPTLAAYIATREELEWRASDVMGWVASGKLKISIGQTYPLAEAEKAHRDLEGRKTTGKTLLIP; encoded by the coding sequence ATGAAAGCTGTCGAGGTAAGTCATACCGGGGGCCCGGAGGTCCTCGAATATCACGATGTTCCTGAGCCGCAGCTGAAAGCCACCGAGGCTCTGGTGCGGATTGAAGCCGCCGGGCTGAACTTCATAGATGTCTACTTCCGGGAAGGTCGCTACCCCTCCAACCTGCCATTCATCGTCGGGCAAGAGGCCGCGGGGATCGTGGAGAAAGTTGGTAGCGATGTGACCACGGTGAAGCCCGGTCATCGTGTGGCCTATACGGGACTGCAGGGAGCTTACGCGGAAAAGTCCGCCGTAGCAGCCGACCGCCTGGTGAAGATTCCCGACGGCGTGAGTTTCGAACAGGCGGCAGCCCTGATGCTCCAGGGAATGACGGCGCACTACCTCGTCAAAAGCACCTATCCCCTCAAGTCCGGCGAGACTTGCCTGATCCACGCGGCGGCCGGAGGCGTGGGCCAACTGTTGGTCCAGATGGCGAAGATGATCGACACAACGGTCATCGCCACGGCGGGTACCGACGAGAAATGCGATATCGTGCGCAGACTCGGGGCCGACCACGTCATCAACTACGACCAGCAGGATTTCGAGACGGAGACGAAGCGGTTGACCGGTGGCAAGGGCGTGCACGTCGTCTATGACGGCGTCGGCAAGACGACGTTCGAGAAAGGGCTCAACGTCCTGAGGCCTCGTGGGTACATGGTCTTGTTCGGCGGAGCCAGCGGAGCGGTGCCGCCGTTCGACCTGATCAAACTGTCTCAGAAGGGCTCGCTTTACGTGACCCGGCCGACGCTGGCGGCCTACATTGCGACCCGCGAAGAACTCGAGTGGCGCGCTTCAGACGTCATGGGCTGGGTGGCGAGTGGAAAGTTGAAGATCAGCATCGGGCAGACCTACCCTTTGGCGGAGGCCGAGAAGGCGCATCGGGATCTGGAGGGGCGGAAAACAACCGGCAAGACGCTGCTGATTCCGTAA